A single window of Myxocyprinus asiaticus isolate MX2 ecotype Aquarium Trade chromosome 34, UBuf_Myxa_2, whole genome shotgun sequence DNA harbors:
- the abitram gene encoding protein Abitram — protein sequence MEDIEKKTPSVIDRYFTRWYKTDLKGKSCEDHCILQHSNRICVITLAESHPILQNGRKIKNINYQISDGCSRLKNKVSGKSKRGGQFLTEFAPLCRITCTDEEEYTIFSCIRGRLLEVNEAILNRPDLLLEKPSTEGYIAVILPKFEESKSITEGLLNGEQYQEVLSKRTNQQQEPC from the exons ATGGAGGACATCGAAAAGAAAACCCCATCAGTTATTGATCGGTATTTCACCCGCTGGTATAAAACAG ATCTAAAGGGAAAGTCATGTGAGGATCACTGCATCCTACAGCACTCCAACAG GATCTGCGTCATCACACTTGCAGAGTCTCACCCCATCCTTCAGAATGGACgaaaaatcaaaaacattaaCTACCAGATCAGTGACGGATGCAGCAGACTTAAAAACAAAGTGTCTGGAAAGTCAAAAAGA GGTGGTCAGTTCCTGACAGAGTTTGCCCCACTGTGTAGAATAACATGTACAGATGAGGAGGAATACACCATATTCAG CTGTATCAGAGGACGTCTCTTAGAAGTAAATGAAGCCATTCTCAACAGACCAGATCTGTTATTGGAAAAG CCTTCTACAGAGGGGTACATTGCTGTTATATTACCTAAATTTGAGGAGAGTAAGAGCATCACAGAGGGCCTTCTGAACGGAGAACAATATCAGGAGGTTCTCTCTAAAAGAACAAACCAACAACAAGAGCCTTGCTGA